The Molothrus ater isolate BHLD 08-10-18 breed brown headed cowbird chromosome 9, BPBGC_Mater_1.1, whole genome shotgun sequence genome includes a region encoding these proteins:
- the C9H1orf210 gene encoding type III endosome membrane protein TEMP: MPHHRTLLKHFPSLQSLNLSSNAKLMLSPAVFSNLGALRLLDLSSCSITHIHDDTFKGLGNLHTLLLRNNSLQELDVPFLLPLKALFHLDLQHNALVSVDAWSLQLLEMVPQVHLEGNPWACDCSAHPLQQWLRRRRAVQVTCVSPPELRGQEITALDSQDLGCQVKQRFARELTTPQNITVTENNSTALPAGKGGRSWPYLVGFLVTAIGISILIALAAKCKLAHKNFASYRHRPLPEISSIGRSPMEDSSSWDRGSCGSHSITDAADLQAEDDDGFIEDNYIQPSEQLPTKEERELHRSI, from the exons ATGCCCCATCACAGGACTCTCTTGAAGcacttcccttccctgcagtcTCTCAACCTCTCCAGCAATGCCAAGCTCATGCTGAGCCCAGCAGTCTTCTCCAACCTCGGGGCGCTGCGTCTGCTGGActtgagcagctgcagcatcacccACATCCACGACGACACTTTCAAGGGCCTGGGAAACTTGCACACCCTGCTTCTAAGAAACAACAGCTTGCAAGAGCTTGATGTCCCTTTCCTTTTGCCGCTGAAGGCTCTTTTCCACCTGGACCTGCAGCACAACGCGCTGGTCTCTGTGGACGCTTGGAGCCTGCAGCTGTTGGAGATGGTCCCACAAGTCCATCTGGAAGGGAACCCCTGGGCCTGCGACTGCAGCGCGCACCctctgcagcagtggctgcGGCGCAGGCGAG ctgtgcaggtgacCTGCGTGTCCcccccagagctgaggggccagGAGATCACAGCTCTGGATTCTCAGGACCTGGGCTGCCAGGTTAAGCAGCGGTTTGCTCGTGAGCTCACCACACCACAGAATATCACAGTGACTGAGAACAACA GCACTGCActgcctgctgggaaggggggaaggAGCTGGCCATACCTGGTGGGATTCCTGGTGACAGCGATTGGCATCTCCATCCTGATTGCACTGGCTGCCAAGTGCAAGCTTGCCCACAAGAACTTCGCCAGCTACCGCCACCGGCCGCTGCCTGAAATCAGCTCCATCGGACGCAGCCCCATGGAGGAtagcagcagctgggacaggggctccTGTGGGAGCCATTCCATAACTGATGCCGCTGACCTGCAAGCTGAGGATGATGATGGCTTCATCGAGGACAACTACATCCAGCCCAGTGAGCAGCTGCCAACAAAAGAGGAGCGGGAGTTGCATCGCTCCATCTGA